From a single Silene latifolia isolate original U9 population chromosome 6, ASM4854445v1, whole genome shotgun sequence genomic region:
- the LOC141588355 gene encoding uncharacterized protein LOC141588355, translated as MGSVMRTTQRTESENSFFKKFENNSGTLVEFWSRYESAIDQQRHTQKKLDNEKQRTSKLATRLPIESHGARVYTHVVFDVFQEEVIRSTTGLSARGFNERNGVVVTNLKDGMTGRVYDIQYKPGNGVNKIPDAYVAKRWTKDAVGYVSDVKDIIDGKEIEMTKLWSEVYETVGLLRDRDKTDVERLGILIREFREELRPSFDELTKEQEIEQLLGCKPIEKITILPPKQAKNKGSGKRMLSTKSKVAAKNAKPKRMCNNCKQMAHHDKRNCPNPFAERPPISVQSFSEESENEAEEEEDWE; from the exons ATGGGGAGTGTTATGAGGACAACGCAGAGAACCGAGAGCGAAAACAGTTTCTTTAAGAAATTTGAGAATAATTCGGGAACGTTAGTCGAGTTCTGGTCGCGGTATGAGAGTGCTATAGACCAACAAAGACACACACAAAAAAAGCTTGACAATGAGAAACAGCGGACATCGAAATTAGCAACTCGGTTGCCTATAGAGAGCCACGGGGCAAGAGTGTATACACATGTGGTATTCGATGTGTTCCAAGAGGAGGTAATTAGATCAACAACCGGACTTAGTGCTCGGGGATTCAACGAGAGAAATGGTGTCGTGGTGACAAACCTGAAAGATGGAATGACGGGAAGAGTCTACGACATTCAGTACAAACCAG GTAATGGTGTGAACAAAATACCGGATGCTTACGTGGCTAAAAGATGGACAAAGGATGCAGTCGGCTACGTGTCTGATGTAAAGGATATTATTGATGGGAAAGAAATTGAAATGACAAAGTTGTGGTCAGAAGTGTATGAAACCGTTGGATTATTGAGAGATAGGGATAAGACTGATGTAGAGAGGTTGGGCATTTTAATTCGGGAGTTTAGAGAAGAGTTAAGACCATCATTCGACGAGTTGACGAAGGAACAAGAAATAGAACAGTTACTTGGATGTAAGCCCATCGAGAAAATTACAATACTTCCTCCTAAGCAGGCGAAAAACAAGGGGAGTGGAAAAAGAATGTTGTCGACGAAGAGTAAAGTTGCTGCAAAAAATGCTAAACCAAAGAGGATGTGCAACAACTGTAAGCAAATGGCACACCATGACAAGAGAAATTGCCCCAACCCGTTTGCAGAGCGTCCACCGATTTCAGTTCAATCTTTTTCAGAGGAGAGTGAGAATGAGGCAGAAGAAGAAGAGGACTGGGAGTAG